A genomic window from Tenebrio molitor chromosome X, icTenMoli1.1, whole genome shotgun sequence includes:
- the LOC138140035 gene encoding BOS complex subunit NOMO3, which translates to MNEIRVILFVLINIIVKETSGNILGCGGFVKSHVPIDFSKVEVKLLTKQGILKDKINCAPNNGYYFVPLYDKGEYILELEPPPGWSFTPTKVDLVVDGVSDLCSQGKDINFNFKGFGITGKVESLGNEIGPEGIEVELRSESETRKTITASGGNFFFTPVYPGAYVVNILNSKWKVWKDSVKVIVAEGNTELSPKSLIIQGYDVTGSVKDEGEPIKDTTIALFARTPGKDVSVDGCDKSPLPGVKDTNKLICHVKTNEQGIFRFGAVPSGNYFVAPYYNEQNIYYQPNSIAFNVAHDSVKLKENFEIIGFNIHGRVLKSPNGNPLANAKIFLNNKEIAQTNSNGIYKLDRLKVGTYNIQAISDGFLFKEVAIKMNPNSEIPDLFPKSYRICGTVVSDKSQTVTFSQVGQTKIVTTVSDMNSGRFCEFLSPGKYHVQVVVDIADSKKGLQFFPKVQSIEVESEQSGTIIFSQLKATIQGRVRCLTKNDCVGLKAILRPSGETAEKNEVTINISDDSFKVSDIYPGIYEITLADNRLCWKTSKQIVNVNNISVEVPTFIQVGYSVVFISSHDTEATYTLAGQPKEYSVQIKKDRLPHCLEKAGTYTFQLKGCHSYDSNSVTYSTDAPVNEIFLNAQKHTITFTIESDMKHGDVKATVNIDGVKTQSGPLPFIDNGYVVELLLSPSESAVIVPQSDILYFTPPILSINGQTDCQHLGSKFKAVLGVVFQGKIIPPLPGVLVTVETENSDTLLAETDENGVYKFPPLDKSKSYKIAAKKDSYVLVGPNNDGNFLAHKLAEIVIEILDSDKTPLQGTLLSLSGGDSYRSNLQTNENGKIAFHSLSPGEYFLRPMMKEYSFEPNSKIITVNEGQTVNVQLTGKRVAYSAYGQVTSLNREPEESVVVVALGLANCSHFSEESTSESNGHFRIRGLQPYCSYEVTVKNSPNGKHAIERSAPKLIRLESVNQDVHDLQMVIFHPITHMDLLVKVYARNPEHYKSLRLKVVCESSSSGAVYTGRVDTSSVAITSDYNHGVLVQIPPLPIDGKTYSVHLESNLNNKPEPEPELFVANSSFKYVELDFIVKNSMVEQDIKQTSVWTLVFIFGIMLAVYNIDKISHFLKEMLGGYVADFINSATKKSTGNDYSGDNEDIDQIVQSINAVKRKPKSKKL; encoded by the exons atgaatgaaatacgTGTGATATTGTtcgttttaataaacattatAGTAAAAGAAACGTCGGGGAATATTTTGGGGTGCGGAGGATTCGTCAAAAGCCACGTTCCGATTGATTTCTCCAAAGTAGAAGTAAAATT GCTGACGAAACAAGGTATTCTTAAAGACAAAATCAACTGCGCCCCAAATAACGGCTATTATTTCGTTCCTTTGTACGATAAAGGAGAGTACATTTTGGAG CTAGAGCCGCCTCCTGGGTGGAGTTTTACACCAACTAAAGTTGATTTAGTTGTTGATGGCGTATCTGACCTGTGCAGTCAAGGCAAAgatattaatttcaatttcaaggGTTTTGGAATTACTGGAAAA GTAGAGAGTCTAGGTAATGAAATTGGACCTGAAGGAATTGAAGTAGAGTTGCGTTCAGAATCAGAAACTAGAAAAACTATTACTGCCTCTggtggaaatttttttttcacaccTGTATATCCAGGAGCTTATGTTgtgaacattttaaattccaa GTGGAAAGTCTGGAAAGATAGTGTCAAAGTCATTGTAGCTGAAGGAAATACTGAGTTATCTCCTAAAAGTCTTATTATACAAGGGTATGATGTCACTGGTTCTGTTAAAGATGAAGGAGAACCTATTAAAGATACTACTATAGCGCTATTTGCACGTACACCT GGTAAAGATGTCTCAGTTGACGGGTGTGACAAGAGCCCTCTACCGGGCGTGAAAGATACTAACAAACTGATCTGTCATGTTAAAACAAATGAGCAAGGGATTTTTAGATTTGGGGCTGTACCTTCtggtaattattttgttgcCCCTTATTACAACGAGCagaatatttattatcaaCCAAACTCCATCGCATTTAATGTTGCTCACGATAGCGTGAAACTTAAGGAAAATTTTGAG aTAATCGGATTCAACATCCACGGACGCGTCTTAAAATCGCCAAACGGAAATCCATTGGCTAACGCTAAAATATTCCTGAACAACAAAGAAATCGCCCAAACCAATTCCAACGGAATTTACAAGCTTGACAGGCTTAAAGTTGGGACATACAACATTCAAGCAATATCAG ATGGTTTTCTTTTCAAAGAAGTTGCGATTAAGATGAACCCCAACAGTGAAATCCCCGATTTGTTTCCAAAATCCTATCGAATTTGCGGCACAGTGGTCAGCGACAAATCGCAAACTGTGACATTCTCGCAAGTGGGCCAAACAAAAATCGTGACGACGGTGTCAGACATGAATTCTGGACGATTTTGCGAATTTTTGAGTCCTGGTAAATACCACGTCCAAGTTGTTGTTGACATTGCTGATTCAAAAAAAGGGTTACA ATTTTTCCCGAAAGTGCAGAGCATCGAAGTGGAGTCGGAACAATCCGGGACGATAATTTTCTCGCAGTTGAAAGCTACGATCCAAGGCAGGGTCCGGTGTTTGACCAAGAACGACTGTGTAGGGTTGAAAGCCATCTTGAGACCTAGCGGAGAAACGGCGGAGAAGAATGAAGTCACGATAAATATATCCG ACGATTCGTTCAAAGTTTCCGATATATATCCCGGAATTTATGAAATCACGCTAGCGGACAACAGACTCTGCTGGAAAACTAGCAAACAAATTGTTAATGTCAATAATATCAGTGTCGAAGTTCCGACTTTTATCCAAGTCGGATATTCAGTGGTATTTATTTCGTCACACGATACAGAg gCGACGTATACGTTGGCAGGGCAACCAAAAGAATACAGCGTACAGATAAAGAAAGACAGACTTCCTCATTGCTTGGAGAAAGCTGGGACTTACACCTTCCAGTTGAAAGGTTGTCACAGTTACGATTCCAATAGTGTGACTTACAGTACTGATGCTCCagtaaatgaaatatttttaaacgccCAGAAACATACGATAACTTTTACAATTGAGTCGGACATGAAACATGGCGACGTCAAAGCTACTGTCAACATAGATGGCGTTAAAACGCAAAGTGGACCTCTACCTTTCATCGATAACGGTTACGTGGTCGAGTTGTTACTCAGTCCTAGCGAATCAGCAGTGATAGTACCTCAATCGGACATTCTATACTTCACACCTCCTATTTTATCGATCAACGGCCAGACAGACTGTCAACATTTAGGTTCAAAATTCAAGGCGGTTTTGGGAGTTGTTTTCCAAGGCAAAATCATACCTCCGCTTCCGGGAGTTTTGGTCACCGTCGAGACTGAAAACTCTGACACGTTGTTGGCAGAAACTGACGAGAACGGTGTTTACAAATTTCCACCACTTGACAAGTCAAAGTCTTACAAAATCGCAGCTAAGAAAGACTCGTACGTTTTGGTTGGTCCAAACAACGACGGGAATTTCCTCGCGCACAAACTAGCCGAGATCGTGATCGAGATTTTGGACAGTGACAAAACACCGTTACAA GGGActcttctgtctttgtcaggtGGCGACAGCTACAGGAGCAATTTGCAAACAAACGAAAACGGGAAAATCGCTTTCCATTCCTTGAGCCCCGGAGAGTATTTCCTGCGGCCGATGATGAAAGAGTACAGTTTTGAGCCCAACTCAAAAATAATCACAGTAAACGAGGGACAGACTGTGAACGTGCAGTTGAC AGGGAAGCGAGTCGCATACAGCGCTTACGGTCAAGTCACTTCTCTCAACAGAGAACCTGAAGAGAGCGTGGTCGTGGTCGCGTTGGGTCTAGCCAACTGTAGTCACTTTTCCGAAGAGTCTACATCTGAAAGTAACGGACATTTCCGAATCCGAGGCCTCCAGCCGTATTGCTCGTACGAAGTCACCGTGAAGAACAGTCCCAACGGGAAGCACGCCATCGAAAGGAGCGCGCCGAAGCTTATTCGCTTGGAGAGTGTAAATCAAGACGTGCACGACTTGCAGATGGTGATTTTCCACCCGATTACTCACATGGATTTGCTCGTCAAAGTGTACGCGAGGAACCCCGAACACTACAAAAGCCTCAGATTGAAAGTCGTGTGCGAGTCGTCGTCCTCCGGTGCAGTCTACACTGGACGCGTGGACACCTCGTCCGTCGCCATAACGTCCGACTACAACCACGGAGTTCTAGTCCAGATACCTCCACTACCCATCGACGGAAAAACCTACTCGGTGCATTTAGAATCCAACTTGAACAACAAACCAGAACCAGAGCCCGAATTATTTGTCGCAAATTCGTCGTTCAAGTATGTCGAATTAGATTTCATCGTGAAGAACAGTATGGTCGAGCAAGACATCAAACAAACGTCAGTATGGACGCTGGTGTTCATTTTCGGCATAATGTTGGCCGTCTACAACATCGATAAAATCAGTCACTTTCTTAAAGAGATGTTGGGTGGATACGTCGCCGATTTTATAAACTCGGCGACTAAGAAGTCGACCGGGAACGATTACAGCGGAGACAACGAAGATATAGATCAAATCGTTCAGAGTATAAATGCTGTCAAAAGGAAACCAAAATCCAAGAAGCTTTAG
- the bgm gene encoding very long-chain-fatty-acid--CoA ligase bubblegum, whose protein sequence is MMAKELQNGPDQILPTEEITTTNLDEPVRLRIPESGKAIETVAPISVPGLLKRTSEAYPNHAALAYKAEGKWNKISYKEYHDLVRTCARGFIKLGLERHHSVCILGFNSPEWFIADLAAIFAGGVAVGIYTTNSSEACFHCANQSKANIIVVQDQKQLDKILAIKSRLPHLKAIVQYEGEPTSPGVVSWEDLMIIGRDQGDEELDRILKTLAVNECCTLVFTSGTVGKPKAVMLSHDNLTWDAVSISQRLDIKKGEEIIVSYLPLSHVAAQVVDIYLVMLNAACIYFADPNALKGSLINTLQEAQPTKFLGVPRVWEKMHEKMMQIAAQNTGIKKALSSWAKNQALQHHLNRMKGINSNSWGYCLASSVIFKKIKQALGLNRCTTFASAAAPLASDIKKYFLSIDLPIMEAFGMSEASGAHTLCTIDSFGLDTIGTALPGMRTKTVNCEDGQGELCMNGRHVFMGYLNDQEKTQETIDSEGWLHSGDLGRIDDKNFIYITGRLKELIITAGGENVAPVPIEQLVKAELPHVSNAFLVGDTRKFLSVLVTFKTDVEPETGRPLDTLLESVQDWLKGLGCPAKTVSEILAAGPDPKLRKALDEGIDRVNLQAISNAQRIQKWSILPVDFSVATGELGPTMKVKRNIVTTKYADIIEKMYV, encoded by the exons ATGATGGCCAAAGAACTGCAAAATG GTCCTGACCAAATCTTGCCTACCGAGGAGATCACAACAACAAATCTAGATGAACCTGTGCGGCTCCGGATCCCCGAAAGTGGGAAAGCTATCGAAACTGTGGCGCCGATTTCGGTCCCCGGACTCCTGAAGAGGACCTCCGAAGCATATCCAAACCATGCGGCGTTGGCGTACAAGGCTGAGGGCAAATGGAACAAAATATCTTACAA GGAGTATCACGACTTAGTGCGGACTTGTGCCAGAGGATTTATCAAATTGGGACTCGAACGACACCATTCCGTCTGCATCCTGGGTTTTAACAGTCCAGAATGGTTCATCGCAGACTTGGCTGCTATATTCGCAGG aGGTGTTGCTGTTGGCATTTACACCACCAACTCGAGCGAAGCTTGTTTTCATTGTGCCAACCAAAGCAAAGCTAACATAATTGTTGTTCAAGATCAAAAGCAACTAGACAAAATCCTTGCGATAAAATCCCGTTTGCCACACTTAAAAGCAATAGTGCAATACGAAGGCGAGCCCACAAGTCCTGGAGTTGTGAGT TGGGAGGATTTGATGATAATTGGTAGAGATCAAGGCGACGAGGAACTAGACAGAATACTGAAAACTCTGGCAGTTAACGAGTGCTGTACTTTGGTGTTTACT TCTGGCACTGTGGGCAAGCCTAAAGCCGTGATGCTGAGTCACGACAATTTGACTTGGGACGCTGTTTCGATAAGTCAACGTTTAGACATAAAGAAAGGCGAAGAAATCATCGTCAGTTACTTACCTTTAAGTCACGTAGCGGCTCAAGTAGTGGACATCTACTTGGTAATGTTGAACGCGGCATGTATTTATTTCGCCGACCCGAACGCTCTGAAAGGGTCGCTAATAAACACGCTGCAAGAGGCGCAACCCACAAAGTTCCTCGGAGTCCCAAGGGTCTGGGAAAAAATGCACGAAAAGATGATGCAAATCGCCGCCCAAAACACCGGAATCAAGAAAGCTCTATCGTCGTGGGCCAAAAACCAAGCCTTGCAACACCACCTGAACAGGATGAAAGG GATTAATAGCAACAGTTGGGGATACTGTTTGGCGAGTTCCGTCATCTTCAAGAAGATCAAGCAAGCCCTGGGGCTGAACAGGTGCACGACTTTCGCGTCGGCGGCGGCGCCGCTCGCGTCCGACATCAAAAAGTACTTCTTGAGTATCGATTTGCCGATAATGGAGGCGTTCGGCATGTCGGAAGCCAGCGGGGCCCACACGCTCTGCACCATCGACTCCTTCGGCCTGGACACCATCGGAACGGCGCTGCCGGGGATGAGGACCAAAACGGTCAATTGCGAAGACGGCCAAGGCGAGCTCTGCATGAACGGCAGGCACGTCTTCATGGGCTACCTGAACGACCAGGAGAAAACCCAAGAGACGATAGACTCGGAAGGGTGGCTGCACTCGGGGGATCTGGGCCGCATCGACGACAAAAATTTCATCTACATCACGGGTCGTCTCAAAGAGTTGATCATTACAGCGGGGGGCGAGAACGTGGCGCCAGTGCCTATCGAGCAGCTCGTCAAAGCGGAGCTGCCCCACGTCAGCAACGCGTTCCTCGTCGGCGATACCAGAAAGTTTTTGTCGGTTTTGGTGACGTTCAAGACGGACGTGGAACCGGAAACCGGAAGGCCTCTGGACACGTTGCTGGAAAGCGTGCAAGACTGGTTGAAGGGTTTGGGTTGTCCGGCCAAAACGGTCAGCGAGATTTTGGCGGCAGGTCCAGATCCCAAACTCCGCAAAGCATTGGACGAAGGAATCGACAGGGTGAACCTTCAGGCGATTTCCAACGCTCAAAGGATCCAGAAGTGGTCGATACTTCCGGTGGATTTTTCGGTGGCCACGGGAGAGTTGG GGCCAACGATGAAAGTGAAAAGGAACATCGTGACAACCAAATATGCGgatattatagaaaaaatgtacgtgtaa